One genomic segment of uncultured Methanobrevibacter sp. includes these proteins:
- the thsA gene encoding thermosome subunit alpha produces the protein MANQPIFILPEGTERYSKRDALRMNITAAKVLAGIVRTTLGPKGMDKMLTNSLGDVTVTNDGATIMQEMEINQPAARMLVETAKKQEQIVGDGTTSVVVIAGELLAKAEELLEDGIATSVVVKGYRNATKKAVELLKDIAIDADDEETLKKVAVTAMSGKGSDYAKEHLADLVVKAALRIKEDGKSDIDNINIQRVSGDSVEDSFLAEGIIIDKAPVSKNMPKDVEDAKIAIMKYPIELKDINTDTKIDITSPDQFELFLKQEEDMIKELVQKIIDSGANVLFCQKGIDDMAEHYLKKAGIMAFKRVKKSDMERIAKATGAKLVTDIEDLSEEKLGKAGHVYLDKIFDHELTLIEECDNPKASSIVLRGSTRYVTEQIARALDDALGVVAATIEEGKVLIGGGACEIDLVKQLREYGESVSGREQLAILKYAEALEVIPRTLIENAGLDTINLIADLKAAHEENPFIGINVFEGKVVDMKDAGVIEPLRVKIQALQSAGDASEMILRIDDMIAARNALNSTGPDESGNDASGMPPMPGAGGMGGMPPMM, from the coding sequence ATGGCAAATCAACCAATATTTATCCTTCCTGAAGGAACTGAAAGATATTCAAAAAGAGACGCTTTAAGAATGAATATCACAGCTGCTAAAGTATTAGCAGGTATTGTAAGAACTACATTAGGTCCTAAAGGTATGGACAAAATGTTAACCAATTCATTAGGTGATGTTACAGTCACCAACGATGGTGCAACCATCATGCAGGAAATGGAAATCAACCAACCTGCAGCTAGAATGTTAGTGGAAACCGCTAAAAAACAAGAACAAATCGTCGGAGACGGAACCACATCTGTTGTTGTTATTGCTGGTGAATTATTGGCAAAAGCTGAAGAGTTACTCGAAGACGGAATTGCAACATCCGTTGTAGTAAAAGGTTACAGAAATGCTACCAAAAAGGCTGTTGAATTATTAAAAGACATCGCAATTGATGCCGATGATGAAGAAACTCTTAAAAAAGTTGCTGTAACTGCTATGAGTGGTAAAGGTTCAGACTATGCAAAAGAACACTTAGCAGATTTAGTTGTAAAAGCAGCATTAAGAATCAAAGAGGATGGAAAATCCGATATCGATAATATTAACATCCAAAGGGTTTCAGGAGACTCTGTGGAAGATTCATTTTTAGCAGAAGGTATCATCATTGATAAGGCACCTGTTTCCAAAAACATGCCTAAGGATGTTGAAGATGCAAAAATTGCTATCATGAAATATCCTATTGAGTTAAAAGACATCAATACTGATACCAAAATAGACATTACAAGTCCTGACCAGTTTGAACTATTCCTCAAACAGGAAGAAGACATGATTAAGGAGTTAGTGCAAAAAATCATCGACTCCGGTGCTAATGTACTGTTCTGTCAAAAAGGTATTGACGACATGGCTGAACACTACCTTAAAAAAGCAGGAATCATGGCTTTCAAACGTGTTAAAAAATCTGATATGGAAAGAATCGCAAAAGCTACCGGTGCTAAACTTGTAACCGACATTGAAGATTTATCTGAAGAAAAATTAGGTAAAGCAGGTCACGTATATCTTGATAAAATATTTGATCACGAATTAACCTTAATCGAAGAATGTGACAACCCTAAAGCATCCTCAATCGTTTTAAGAGGAAGTACCCGTTATGTAACCGAACAAATCGCAAGGGCACTTGATGATGCATTAGGAGTAGTTGCAGCAACCATTGAAGAAGGTAAAGTTCTCATTGGTGGTGGAGCATGTGAAATCGATTTAGTAAAACAATTAAGGGAATATGGTGAATCCGTAAGTGGAAGAGAACAATTAGCTATTTTAAAATATGCTGAAGCTCTTGAAGTTATTCCAAGAACCTTAATTGAAAATGCAGGTCTTGACACCATTAACCTGATTGCAGACTTAAAAGCTGCTCATGAAGAAAATCCATTCATCGGAATCAATGTATTTGAAGGTAAAGTAGTTGACATGAAAGATGCAGGCGTAATCGAACCGTTAAGAGTTAAAATCCAAGCTCTCCAATCCGCTGGAGATGCTTCTGAAATGATCTTACGTATTGACGATATGATTGCAGCAAGAAATGCACTCAACTCAACCGGACCTGATGAGTCTGGAAACGATGCAAGTGGTATGCCTCCAATGCCAGGTGCTGGCGGTATGGGCGGAATGCCTCCAATGATGTAA